In one window of Megalopta genalis isolate 19385.01 chromosome 8, iyMegGena1_principal, whole genome shotgun sequence DNA:
- the LOC117217574 gene encoding uncharacterized protein LOC117217574 isoform X2, producing MNYNGNMPDWHQFNASQTNEVTAPTQNVNSGHLAFIPGVSPPTLNALSLSSEGLSKHQNDTNYNPRNYQSYNNVSSGASISNNSPLASMAQMQNCISHYTTPNTRNPMLDNLNSSVDPRNTAIANINDDLGYRSNQVPFTGPMGLLNGPSCNLNTSGPISGLGSRTNSGTSPGTGNGPAASPIYGSGPRHGSVSGYASESGSGPATMGPRNNNINSVHAGKPGPPPYVPCKGLCCNSDPNINYQQFGSYQSNASYRDNVHPPNYQMENRHFGNNCNFRKDNLVGKEAMGSVVPNAPVVDHRRNFTDYKYHKDHLLHRNYSTSSGMYPNYPMQNYNYSTEHQKFPYPMKEHPKTNNMSIPNSAMMKHSEQNFMPQQKYNNKQYQYQNGNMLPKAVPTLNIGENMVSSPQNAYYNSQFARNIPTEVSHECQESVDNNAIANRLAGTFVQNSPPQQQTYQHKIAMQKFSMENHLRELSRIPGYQSHPKYKECIMRYRQLVKLQQSANYQNPVQASRVTTPVNTAVPPINLQFDQNGMLINSNYLSDGIPKLPHAPPGEQSSGAMEKQIKDQAISVANEKRQQTQQPEHLMMPTQNENVPSSCIGSFQKQDQFLMQKDFNQNQLKVQTSDSHSFNTLNTDNSNKTMMQHKASKEFANKPELDVRQFLANWDETDDEENTSNLPAADSSKTTSVVVVSYENVDLSSEKPQNLEISRRNSFPSSDTAVDNDKEAEENVATQDCLTISYSSSEATTDIIDTSTRTVEEGVVKPGSIIHCISNGPDEIPTIHIVDNLEISSILGTSNDQVIETLEKQSTISLFREAADNKREGIILKTTEQHDKDETRLLSTKYDDVVKDSNVEDATISETIQTVTVSINNQELRILSPSVKSNLDVADNLELKKQSSFASEESHNPDDISLPDLPTSECTPISTTLNTPIHSDSEESSQNMEDLSISISTNPIEVMQNSPVISFTQSPINMDPYGQLNNEDKISYKSNISSTHEQDTTINNFDFSADNSKVKSAELSKDKQVKNLGIRRKKVFLTGDKEHEIRVLDTCETLTSTAYELEVRQEAIDSEKNIEYESSNCILEGKPKKKKKLMDSVKSAIQTSNSVMDTNKAAHAVISTDSNINFVNPTGFDNEAQSSKHEEDLSNQQKIKDLNVSVTTNNPLLSEGDLDSRKMIKESVNCVDKCIDRNTNCENLMKAQKKEVERLIQSKHSNMKQTVRDGLILSQDDEQSVCHMTSQYKNYSIAVIKDTVILSDKKSHGITGKSMNVCCDNPHELQLKTDSTKELSVETKMKKYSQNYKKSEVVQKDLDITDGDIKCTTGEAHSLNEYNRNKDKLHQDKNVEERLQKEDDNEDRGISLEQNSDDLTVPEDSSRLKFRKSFVKNANPEFGIQVTNVNLKFKDNDLGKELILGEKGQEHIKDTLESIKIEINVSCAERNLQGNEQNKRLLYEIDDSSRSNMLESHCRTLSTEQEIVYGNFDKVNKIIEKSPAIGDYITLNEKNKITNDAATSVMDTNANTTQKNSRRNSLEDNLTCKDTLNANVKENINCSFNVDTTKTKSAISDTAIVDANNKMLTKTNDKFEEDDSTMNTEGDHTVKTQNQCSSFAENSSQTITEAFKKSDETKLDDLSHMLKDSKKLSNINFMELNSKSLSSLNALDFDLNKLEYKKNVGVKTGELDDNYMRMWKKPKIDHIFEDCDMFQSTSGYINPIFSNIDKMEDLHTVPVYTTKDGKISYSPNGRFTHHELMMEARRHETGCSTRKSHYIDTWNNYYNSKFRKFYKKKRHHGFSDQNKYEYKDTKYLYQRKRDYMDDFCGKHHVKYKDYMHSIKNNNAVWSDRFRIERVCSSSDSDEEVVGHNENIIDVNEFKKSNITENKTVAGVSKSHKHEVLTESENKHKESVTFDACSCKIDGAPSKETQLLQHNFLDSNKCIETMNDKDNINCISRNSQRDEDNKLDGECINTGIDKADNTNINNVVRAETNIKNDEVCLLNKDDQLQNSFIFKEKENDKVYTLESTVDVKEQQLENVMNEKNGQNPVLKCQDNFEDHTETSTILGTKQDENSTCETGKTEYHASTEMPENILVSEISKETSTEAIVALPKSGSKEINDEVLVKSKADFDKNIELVETLNTNEEHVENTSENAEESITSLEDERDDSQNDISGVSNVICTKQEEYESHMTQTVTTNNPQSLKYSVEVVKNNEAVNTDLTEVDNLTAKQCIELTDFSETAIHVDEDYTINKSVTSPENAIDVTLPNVKDMVTENAIVSFNNSEDHSDAIDPNLIRKSSVEEEILHLKMYSATMNSPPKTCVEKKSHTEENEQKEEERQLTAFNSSSNLETDLFQNSTDIKIIPKLVIKKTDALISKTEYLLDSTQPENPSDKYNTKLLPDLRPKIPKMIIMKSKSRSTTPIAEILEKNKFEISQSFLSEHNDTSMDVDNSDSESYTLKYKNYESKVPKVKIKLDNISSKDLKIYMKRKATKKNVPEINVKRIKIQENKYSTTKCETEGSSEIEASDDEQILEEFVTSEADKIPKLKLKKQDEDKILSLEKTKENDTNVSRTVVKKTKKIKEEDVKQFNDDEIRKKYPQYITEKIPKVIIKRTQIGTEFKCEISKSKKCSNVDAPKWQPKVKLERLKILDHIAKDIKQPEPLLNDKLHVRDDINEKGSDHNSKVKLCRSNSASNLSPIKCKQRRFSNPDYTKMDIKSTDFTDIDLKHNKIKPPNASEASNFKVIDSENKNLKRKGKKRSLSPTKSANHSYNDESDSDIDREESSENHLTKDGNDSLVEKREYSSFGTNANISTIEDKYLPSGILRSRNFDDNDNSIIKVDSSDESQTTIELLPASPDSSDNESKNREFESIPRLHLDDAIPTQLELELDLIDLRNAQHLDVLAPKINMLNYVNIDKYEHASHSKNKCVNTGLAKTFLNDFQCSSQSAFSKNKVQSPEKESNDYFYCNDLLVKEVLAAKETLKKCLTQSVNEDKEKCVLRPKTVAEKKQGLGFNLKNLNKSYYQSEDTKCTGTVTKEYKSIQQMDIEKAEENHSKQDEDSSMGQQIALKESQEETSYDCPTASTCRYTSVPESTTISLKATKKLGQITINKGSLNIETDTFNLSNNLDTVQGTPKLTEEKTENKTINNIQNKKNDSSSETKTKEENMPLLVPEFVLNYDSNSDRDSSRSPPVITNQEESDNVIENTKDVKNKVITPIDKVEENSKHSYKDCEMTIADIITQLAYHEKATIKHRRYCNLCERWFPTTSRHRRHLAGYQHRYMELTQRKSIHTLFILFTGKPCPRLLPANVIRNDCSIGELTPLQIAVQDVANYVEPTEDVKTIE from the exons ATGAACTACAATGGAAACATGCCAGATTGGCATCAGTTTAATGCCTCGCAAACAAATGAAGTTACAGCTCCTACACAAAATGTGAATTCTGGTCATTTGGCATTCATTCCTGGTGTTAGTCCACCGACATTGAATGCGCTTAGTCTTAGTTCTGAGGGTCTTAGCAAACATCAAAATGATACTAACTATAATCCAAGAAATTATCAATCGTACAATAATGTCTCAAGTGGAGCAAGTATTTCTAACAACAGTCCTCTTGCATCTATGGCACAAATGCAAAATTGCATTAGCCATTACACCACCCCGAATACAAGAAATCCTATGCTGGACAACTTAAATTCTTCTGTGGATCCTAGGAATACTGCAATTGCAAATATAAATGATGATCTTGGATACAGAAGTAATCAGGTGCCTTTCACTGGGCCTATGGGTCTCCTAAATGGGCCAAGTTGTAACTTAAATACTTCTGGGCCTATATCTGGACTTGGATCTCGGACTAACTCGGGAACTAGTCCTGGCACTGGAAACGGACCTGCAGCTAGTCCTATATATGGATCTGGTCCAAGACATGGATCTGTATCTGGATATGCGTCTGAATCAGGTTCTGGACCTGCAACTATGGGAccaagaaataataatataaattcggTACATGCTGGGAAACCTGGGCCTCCACCATATGTACCTTGCAAGGGCCTTTGCTGCAATTCAGATCCTAATATTAATTATCAACAATTTGGATCCTATCAAAGTAATGCATCGTACAGGGACAATGTACATCCACCCAACTACCAAATGGAGAACAGACATTTTGGAAATAATTGTAACTTTAGGAAAGACAATCTAGTAGGTAAGGAAGCAATGGGTTCTGTAGTTCCCAATGCACCTGTTGTAGATCACAGAAGAAACTTCACCGATTACAAGTATCATAAAGACCACTTATTACATAGAAATTATTCAACATCTTCAGGAATGTACCCAAATTACCCTATGCAAAATTACAATTACTCAACAGAGCATCAAAAGTTTCCATATCCAATGAAAGAACATCCAAAGACAAATAATATGAGTATTCCGAATTCAGCAATGATGAAGCATTCGGAACAGAACTTTATGCCTCAGCAAAAGTACAACAATAAACAGTATCAATATCAAAATGGAAATATGTTACCTAAAGCAGTGCCTACTTTAAATATTGGTGAGAATATGGTATCGTCTCCACAAAATGCTTATTACAATTCACAGTTTGCAAGAAATATCCCAACAGAAGTATCTCATGAGTGTCAAGAAAGTGTTGATAATAATGCAATTGCTAATAGACTAGCAGGTACTTTTGTACAGAATTCACCTCCTCAACAACAAACGTACCAACATAAAATAGCAATGCAAAAATTTTCAATGGAAAACCATCTTAGAGAATTAAGTAGAATACCTGGATATCAATCGCATCCAAAGTACAAAGAGTGCATTATGAGATATAGGCAGCTAGTGAAGTTACAGCAGTCAGCTAATTATCAAAATCCGGTTCAAGCTTCGCGGGTAACAACACCAGTTAACACCGCAGTTCCGCCAATTAATTTACAGTTTGATCAAAATGGTATGTTGATCAATTCTAATTATTTGTCAGATGGTATTCCTAAATTGCCACATGCACCACCTGGAGAACAATCATCAGGGGCTATGGAAAAACAGATTAAAGATCAGGCTATTTCTGTAGCCAATGAGAAACGTCAACAAACACAGCAACCGGAACACTTAATGATGCCTACACAAAATGAAAATGTTCCTTCCTCGTGTATAGGGAGCTTTCAAAAACAAGATCAATTTTTAATGCAGAAGGACTTCAATCAAAATCAATTAAAAGTACAAACAAGCGACAGTCATAGTTTCAATACTTTAAACACTGACAATAGCAACAAAACAATGATGCAGCATAAAGCTTCTAAAGAATTTGCTAATAAACCAGAACTCGATGTTCGGCAGTTTCTAGCTAACTGGGATGAAACGGACGACGAAGAAAATACATCAAATTTGCCAGCTGCagattcaagcaaaacaacttCAGTTGTAGTTGTGAGCTATGAGAATGTGGATCTTTCTTCAGAAAAACCACAAAATTTAGAAATTTCTAGAAGAAACAGTTTTCCTTCGAGTGATACTGCAGTGGATAATGACAAAGAGGCTGAAGAAAATGTAGCAACACAAGATTGTTTAACGATCTCATATTCGTCTTCGGAAGCCACTACTGATATCATCGACACTTCTACACGGACGGTAGAAGAAGGTGTGGTAAAGCCAGGGAGTATAATACATTGTATAAGTAATGGTCCTGATGAAATACCTACCATACACATAGTAGATAACTTAGAAATAAGCAGCATTTTGGGCACATCCAATGATCAAGTAATAGAGACCTTAGAGAAGCAAAGTACGATATCACTATTCAGAGAAGCGGCTGATAATAAAAGGGAAGGGATAATTCTGAAGACCACTGAACAGCATGACAAAGATGAAACTCGTTTATTATCTACAAAGTATGATGATGTAGTCAAGGACAGTAATGTGGAGGATGCTACTATTTCTGAAACAATTCAGACAGTCACtgtttcaataaataatcaagaACTAAGAATTTTGTCACCTTCAGTAAAGAGTAATTTGGATGTTGCTGACAATCTAGAATTGAAAAAACAGAGCAGTTTCGCCAGTGAAGAATCACATAATCCTGACGACATAAGCTTACCAGATCTCCCAACTTCTGAGTGTACACCAATTTCCACAACCTTGAATACTCCTATTCATTCTGATAGCGAAGAATCTTCACAAAACATGGAAGATTTGTCTATATCTATATCCACAAATCCAATAGAAGTAATGCAAAACAGTCCAGTGATTAGTTTCACGCAATCTCCAATTAATATGGATCCATATGGTCAGCTGAACAATGAGGACAAAATTAGTTACAAAAGTAACATTAGCAGTACTCATGAACAAGATACAACTATTAATAACTTTGATTTTTCAGCTGACAATTCTAAAGTAAAATCTGCAGAATTATCGAAAGATAAACAAGTAAAGAATCTTGGAATAAGAAGGAAAAAGGTGTTCTTAACAGGAGACAAAGAACATGAAATAAGAGTTTTGGATACGTGCGAAACATTAACATCAACTGCATATGAATTGGAGGTTCGACAGGAGGCAATAGATAGTGAAAAGAATATAGAGTATGAATCTTCAAACTGCATACTCGAAGGAAaaccaaaaaagaaaaaaaaattaatggATTCTGTGAAATCTGCAATTCAAACTAGTAACTCAGTAATGGATACAAATAAGGCTGCGCATGCTGTGATTTCAACTGATTCCAATATAAATTTCGTAAATCCGACAGGGTTTGAcaatgaagctcaatcatccaAACATGAAGAAGATCTGTCTAATCAGCAAAAGATAAAAGATTTAAATGTGTCTGTGACCACTAACAATCCACTGCTTTCAGAaggtgatttagattcaagaaaGATGATAAAGGAAAGTGTAAATTGTGTGGATAAATGTATAGATAGAAATACGAATTGCGAGAACTTAATGAAAGCACAGAAGAAGGAAGTGGAACGTTTAATACAATCAAAACATTCAAATATGAAGCAAACTGTTAGAGATGGTTTGATCTTGTCTCAAGATGATGAACAATCTGTGTGCCATATGACTTCTCAATACAAAAATTATTCTATTGCTGTGATAAAAGATACCGTTATTTTAAGCGATAAGAAATCACACGGCATTACAGGAAAAAGTATGAACGTATGTTGCGACAACCCACACGAACTTCAATTAAAAACAGACAGTACCAAAGAGCTTTCAGTAGAGACGAAAATGAAGAAATATTCTCAAAATTATAAGAAGTCTGAAGTAGTACAGAAAGATCTCGATATCACAGATGGAGACATTAAATGTACTACGGGAGAAGCACATTCATTAAATGAATATAATAGAAACAAAGATAAACTACATCAAGACAAGAATGTGGAAGAAAGATTGCAGAAAGAGGATGATAATGAAGATAGAGGAATATCTTTAGAGCAAAATTCAGATGATTTGACTGTACCAGAGGACAGTTCAAGGCTTAAATTTAGAAAAAGTTTTGTGAAGAATGCTAATCCTGAGTTTGGAATTCAAGTTACAAatgtaaatttaaaatttaaagaCAATGACCTCGGAAAAGAATTGATATTAGGAGAGAAGGGACAAGAACACATAAAAGATACTTTGGAAagcataaaaattgaaataaatgttTCCTGCGCAGAAAGAAATTTACAAGGAAACGAGCAGAATAAACGGCTTCTATATGAAATTGATGATTCGTCTCGTAGCAATATGTTGGAAAGTCATTGTCGAACACTATCCACCGAGCAAGAAATAGTATATGGTAATTTTGATaaagttaataaaataattgaaaagtcTCCTGCGATTGgagattacattacattaaatgaaaagaataaaattacaaatgatGCAGCAACATCAGTTATGGATACAAATGCAAATACCACTCAGAAAAACAGTAGAAGAAATTCATTAGAG GATAATTTAACATGTAAGGATACACTGAATGCAAATGTAAAGGAGAATATTAATTGTTCTTTTAATGTTGATACAACCAAGACAAAAAGTGCAATATCTGACACTGCCATAGTTGATGCAAATAATAAGATGTTAACTAAGACAAATGATAAGTTTGAAGAAGATGATAGTACAATGAATACAGAAGGTGATCATACAGTTAAAACACAAAATCAATGTTCTAGTTTTGCAGAAAATTCTTCTCAAACTATAACAGAGGCATTTAAAAAGAGTGATGAAACAAAGTTAGATGACCTATCTCATATGTTAAAAGATTCAAAGAAACTATCGAATATAAATTTTATGGAATTAAATTCAAAATCATTGAGCTCTTTGAATGCTCTAGATTTCGATTTGAACAAGCTGGAgtataaaaaaaatgtaggagTAAAAACTGGCGAGTTAGATGATAATTATATGAGAATGTGGAAGAAGCCAAAGATAGATCACATTTTTGAAGACTGTGACATGTTCCAAAGTACCAGTGGGTACATAAATCCTATTTTTTCAAACATAGATAAAATGGAGGATTTGCATACAGTTCCTGTATACACTACCAAAGATGGAAAAATATCTTATAGCCCTAACGGAAGGTTTACACATCATGAATTGATGATGGAAGCTCGTAGACATGAGACAGGTTGTTCTACACGAAAATCTCATTATATCGATACCTGGAACAACTACTACAATTCGAAGTTTCGTAAGTTCTATAAAAAGAAACGACATCATGGTTTCAGCGATCAAAACAAATACGAGTATAAGGATACCAAATATCTCTATCAAAGGAAGAGAGATTATATGGATGATTTCTGTGGTAAACATCATGTTAAGTACAAGGATTACATGCACagcattaaaaataataatgctGTTTGGTCCGATCGTTTCAGAATAGAAAGAGTATGTAGCAGTAGTGATTCGGATGAAGAAGTTGTAGGTCACAATGAGAATATCATTGATGTAAATGAGTTCAAAAAGAGTAACATTACAGAAAATAAAACAGTTGCAGGTGTTTCCAAATCACATAAACATGAAGTGTTGACAGAGTCTGAAAACAAACACAAAGAAAGTGTAACATTTGATGCATGTTCATGCAAGATTGATGGCGCACCTTCCAAAGAAACACAGTTGCTTCAACATAATTTTCTTGATAGCAACAAATGCATTGAAACTATGAATGATAAAGACAACATAAATTGTATTTCAAGAAATTCTCAGCGAGATGAAGATAACAAACTAGATGGAGAGTGTATAAACACAGGAATTGACAAAGCTGATAacacaaatataaataacgttgtTAGAGcagaaacaaatataaaaaatgatgaAGTATGCTTACTAAATAAAGATGATCAATTACAAAATTCTTTCATTtttaaagagaaagaaaatgaCAAAGTATATACTTTAGAAAGTACCGTTGATGTTAAAGAACAACAACTGGAAAACGTTATGAATGAAAAGAATGGTCAAAATCCTGTTTTAAAATGTCAAGATAATTTTGAGGATCATACTGAAACAAGTACGATCTTAGGAACTAAACAAGATGAAAATTCGACGTGTGAAACTGGTAAAACTGAATATCATGCATCAACTGAAATGCCAGAAAATATTTTAGTTTCTGAAATATCTAAGGAGACATCAACTGAAGCGATAGTTGCATTGCCTAAGAGCGGAAGCAAAGAAATAAATGATGAAGTGCTTGTAAAAAGTAAAGCAgattttgataaaaatattgaattGGTAGAAACCTTGAATACAAATGAAGAGCATGTAGAAAATACAAGTGAGAATGCAGAAGAAAGTATTACATCTTTGGAAGATGAGAGAGATGACTCACAAAACGATATTTCAGGAGTAAGTAATGTTATTTGTACGAAACAAGAGGAATACGAATCTCACATGACACAAACGGTTACAACAAATAATccacaaagtttaaaatattctgTTGAAGTAGTTAAAAATAATGAGGCTGTGAATACTGATCTTACAGAAGTAGATAATCTGACAGCAAAACAATGTATTGAATTAACAGACTTTTCAGAAACTGCTATTCATGTTGATGAAGATTATACCATTAACAAATCGGTAACATCACCGGAAAATGCCATAGATGTTACACTGCCAAACGTAAAAGATATGGTAACAGAAAATGCAATAGTATCTTTTAATAATTCAGAAGACCATTCAGATGCTATTGATCCTAATCTTATTCGAAAATCTTCTGTAGAAGAGGAAATTCTTCATTTGAAAATGTATAGTGCAACAATGAACTCTCCACCTAAAACGTGTGTGGAAAAGAAATCACACACTGAGgagaatgaacaaaaagaagaagaacGTCAGTTAACTGCTTTTAATTCCAGTAGTAACTTGGAAACTGATTTATTTCAGAATAGCacagatataaaaattatacccAAACTAGTCATAAAGAAAACTGATGCTTTAATTTCAAAAACAGAATACTTATTGGATTCTACACAACCCGAAAATCCGtctgataaatataatacaaagctGTTGCCTGATTTGCGGCCAAAAATACCAAAAATGATAATCATGAAAAGCAAATCACGTTCGACAACACCTATTGCTGAAATCTTAGaaaaaaataaatttgaaatatcTCAGAGTTTTTTGTCAGAGCATAATGATACTAGCATGGATGTGGATAATAGCGATTCTGAATCATATACATTAAAATATAAGAATTATGAAAGCAAAGTTCCAAAAGTGAAAATAAAATTGGACAATATTTCttccaaggatttgaagatatacatgAAACGTAAAGCTACTAAAAAGAACGTTCCAGAAATTAATGTAAAAAGAATTAAGATTCAAGAGAATAAATATTCCACAACAAAGTGCGAAACAGAAGGAAGTTCGGAGATAGAAGCTAGTGACGACGAACAAATTCTAGAGGAGTTCGTAACAAGTGAAGCTGACAAAATACCAAAATTGAAGTTAAAAAAGCAAGACgaagataagattttatcgttAGAAAAAACCAAGGAAAATGATACAAATGTTTCAAGAACAGTTGTCAAGAAAACTAAGAAAATCAAAGAAGAAGACGTTAAACAGTTTAATGATgatgaaattagaaaaaaatatCCACAATATATTACTGAAAAAATTCCTAAAGTTATAATAAAAAGAACACAAATTGGCACAGAATTTAAATGTGAAATTAGTAAAAGtaaaaaatgttcaaatgttGATGCACCAAAGTGGCAACCAAAAGTTAAGTTAGAAAGACTGAAAATTCTAGATCACATTGCGAAAGATATAAAGCAACCAGAACCCTTGTTAAATGATAAATTACATGTTAGAGATGATATTAATGAAAAAGGTTCAGATCATAATAGTAAAGTTAAACTATGTAGATCTAATTCAGCATCCAATTTATCTCCTATTAAATGCAAGCAGAGAAGATTTTCTAATCCTGACTACACGAAAATGGATATAAAATCAACTGATTTTACTGATATTGATTTAAAACATAATAAAATTAAACCACCGAATGCTAGTGAAGCATCCAATTTCAAAGTAATCGATAGCGAAAATaagaatttaaaaagaaaaggtaAGAAAAGGTCATTGTCTCCGACTAAAAGCGCGAATCACAGTTACAACGACGAAAGTGATAGTGATATAGATAGAGAGGAATCTTCTGAAAATCATTTGACGAAAGATGGCAATGATTCATTGGTTGAGAAAAGAGAATACTCATCCTTTGGAACCAACGCAAATATATCTACAATAGAAGATAAATACTTACCTTCTGGTATTTTGCGTTCTCGTAACTTTGATGATAATGATAATTCTATTATTAAAGTTGATTCTTCAGATGAAAGCCAAACTACTATAGAACTTTTACCAGCATCTCCTGATAGCAGTGACAATGAATCAAAGAATCGTGAATTCGAGAGTATACCTAGACTGCACTTAGATGATGCTATACCAACTCAATTGGAACTAGAATTAGATCTCATTGATCTCAGGAATGCACAACATTTAGACGTGCTTGCACCGAAAATTAATATGTTGAACTACGTGAATATTGATAAATATGAACATGCGTCACATTCTAAAAACAAATGTGTAAACACAGGATTAgcaaaaacatttttaaatgatttTCAATGCTCTTCGCAAAGTGCCTTTAGTAAAAACAAAGTGCAAAGTCCAGAAAAAGAATCAAATgattatttttattgcaatgaCCTATTAGTTAAGGAAGTCTTAGCTGCTAAGGAAACACTGAAGAAATGTTTAACTCAATCTGTAAATGAGGACAAGGAAAAATGTGTACTAAGACCCAAAACGGTAGCAGAAAAGAAACAGGGTTTAGGTTTTAATTTAAAGAATCTAAACAAATCATATTACCAATCTGAGGATACAAAATGTACAGGCACAGTAACAAAGGAATATAAATCTATTCAGCAAATGGATATTGAAAAGGCTGAAGAAAACCATTCCAAACAAGATGAAGATTCTTCTATGGGACAACAAATAGCATTAAAAGAGTCTCAAGAAGAAACATCTTACGATTGTCCTACAGCTTCTACATGTAGATATACTAGTGTACCTGAGTCAACCACGATTTCTTTAAAAGCAACCAAGAAATTAGGTCAAATTACAATAAACAAAGGATCTTTGAATATAGAAACTGATACATTTAATCTTTCCAACAATCTAGATACCGTACAGGGTACACCTAAGCTTACTGAAGAGAAGACAGAAAACAAAACGATAAATaatattcaaaataaaaaaaatgatagTTCGAGTGAAACAAAGACAAAAGAGGAAAATATGCCATTATTAGTGCCAGAATTTGTATTAAATTATGATTCTAATTCGGATAGAGACAGTTCCAGATCACCACCTGTTATTACAAATCAGGAGGAAAGTGACAATGTAATAGAAAATACGAAGGACGTAAAAAATAAAGTGATAACTCCAATCGACAAAGTAGAGGAGAACAGTAAACATTCCTATAAAGACTGTGAAATGACTATAGCTGATATTATAACACAACTAGCTTATCATGAAAAG GCCACAATAAAGCATAGAAGATACTGCAATTTGTGTGAAAGATGGTTCCCTACGACCTCGCGACACCGACGACATTTGGCTGGATATCAACATCGCTACATGGAATTAACACAACGTAAAAGTATTCACACTTTATTTATTCTGTTCACTGGTAAACCTTGTCCAAGACTTTTGCCAGCCAACGTCATCCGCAATGATTGTTCCATTGGAGAACTGACGCCATTACAAATTGCTGTACAG gaTGTGGCAAACTATGTGGAACCCACAGAAGACGTTAAAACGATAGAATGA